In a genomic window of Sarcophilus harrisii chromosome 4, mSarHar1.11, whole genome shotgun sequence:
- the G0S2 gene encoding G0/G1 switch protein 2 gives MESVQELIPFAKEMMAQKPNGKMVKLYVLGSVLAFFGVMIGLLETVCSPFYASRWLQEDEEAVVLAARLQESRRREALLEKSKQQEALGGRSLSHRQHAS, from the coding sequence ATGGAAAGCGTTCAGGAGCTGATCCCTTTCGCCAAGGAAATGATGGCCCAGAAGCCAAATGGGAAGATGGTGAAGTTATATGTGCTGGGCAGCGTGCTGGCCTTTTTTGGAGTCATGATTGGCTTGCTGGAGACTGTATGCAGCCCCTTCTATGCCAGCAGATGGCTTCAGGAGGATGAGGAAGCAGTGGTACTGGCTGCCAGGCTCCAGGAGTCCAGAAGAAGGGAAGCCCTGCTGGAGAAAAGCAAGCAACAAGAAGCTCTGGGGGGTCGGAGCCTCTCCCATCGCCAACATGCCTCCTAA